A DNA window from Ictalurus punctatus breed USDA103 chromosome 11, Coco_2.0, whole genome shotgun sequence contains the following coding sequences:
- the LOC108272219 gene encoding zinc finger protein 239 has protein sequence MQCKFTSTRIARDPTGMKSDEIKCEDVEPSESSNHHQSSSDISHMNTSPKPIKQEIHHCSLCGKSFSKKSYLKQHQRIHTENKPYNCSQCGKSFTQLNSLQRHQRIHRGEEPYHCLQCQKSFTSQSHLQRHQRIHTGEKPYRCLECGKSFTQLSSLHKHQRIHTGEKPYNCSQCGKSFNREDNLQLHKRIHNGEKPYYCSHCGKSFTQWGSLHKHQRIHTGDKPYHCLQCGKSFTRDDSLQLHQRVHTGEKPYYCSQCGKSFTCHSHLLRHQRIHTGEKPYHCSQCGKRFIDSGNLITHQRIHTGEKPYHCSQCGKSFTQRGILQQHLRVHTGEKPYQCSQCGKSFTQRSNLKQHQRIHTGNKPYHC, from the coding sequence ATGCAGTGTAAGTTTACCTCCACAAGAATAGCAAGAGATCCAACTGGGATGAAATCAGATGAAATTAAATGTGAGGATGTCGAACCCTCAGAGAGCTCCAATCATCACCAAAGCTCATCTGATATTTCCCACATGAACACCTCTCCCAAACCAATTAAACAAGAAATTCACCACTGCTCAttgtgtgggaagagtttcagTAAAAAGAGTTATCTCAAACAACACCAGCGGATTCACACAGAAAATAAACCATAtaactgctcacagtgtgggaaaagttttacACAATTGAATTCTCTCCAgcgacaccagcgcattcacagaGGAGAGGAACCGTATCACTGCTTACAATGTCAGAAGAGTTTTACTAGCCAGAGTCATCTCCAGCGacatcagcgcattcacaccggagagaagccgtatcgcTGTttagagtgtgggaagagttttacacaGTTGAGTTCTCTCCATAAacatcagcgcattcacacaggagagaagccgtataactgttcacagtgtgggaagagttttaatcgaGAGGACAATCTCCAATTACACAAACGCATTCACAATGGAGAGAAGCCATATTACtgttcacactgtgggaagagttttacacaGTGGGGTTCTCTCCATAAacatcagcgcattcacacaggagataaACCATATCACTGCctacagtgtggaaagagtttcacTCGAGATGACAGTCTCCAATTACACCAAcgcgttcacacaggagagaaaccgtattaCTGTTCAcaatgtgggaagagttttacttgccaTAGTCATCTCCTAAGacatcagcgcattcacacaggagagaaaccgtatcactgTTCTCAGTGTGGAAAGAGGTTTATTGATAGTGGTAATCTCATAACACACCAGAgaattcacacaggagagaagccgtatcactgctcacagtgcgggaagagttttacacaAAGGGGTATTCTCCAACAACACCTGcgcgttcacacaggagagaaaccgtatcagtgctcacaatgtgggaagagtttcaCACAGAGGAGTAATCTCAaacaacaccagcgcattcacacaggaaatAAACCGTATCACTGCTAA